In the Drosophila biarmipes strain raj3 chromosome X, RU_DBia_V1.1, whole genome shotgun sequence genome, one interval contains:
- the LOC108022001 gene encoding uncharacterized protein LOC108022001 encodes MFSTKQRALVLAGVRSFRLGAHHQMLGRTKGCDKTSATVLTSHLSKDQQTEQLPEEPRKPEELLQHLGPKRNELEQRKIRRAQYESNLKELLHQRPPDSEMAIQCVPFVKTASGPENPLKRRYDSPEALLEQVSDPRDLAKEVIKLSRELQTERQKNEIIMQNYLDLEESLVLKNSPSTAPKKPSNDPKSQSK; translated from the coding sequence ATGTTTTCCACCAAGCAAAGGGCCCTGGTTTTGGCGGGCGTTCGATCCTTTCGTCTGGGTGCACATCATCAGATGCTGGGCAGGACCAAGGGCTGCGACAAGACCTCGGCCACGGTGCTCACCAGCCACCTGTCCAAGGACCAGCAGACGGAGCAGCTGCCCGAGGAGCCACGCAAGCCCGAGGAGCTCCTGCAGCACCTGGGCCCCAAGCGCAACGAGCTCGAGCAGCGCAAGATCCGGCGAGCCCAGTACGAGTCCAACCTCAAGGAACTGCTCCACCAAAGGCCGCCGGACTCTGAGATGGCCATCCAGTGTGTGCCCTTCGTCAAGACTGCCTCCGGCCCGGAGAATCCCCTGAAGAGGCGCTACGACAGTCCCGAAGCGCTGCTCGAACAGGTCAGCGATCCCAGGGATTTGGCCAAGGAGGTCATCAAGTTGTCCAGGGAACTGCAGACGGAGAGGCAGAAGAACGAAATCATCATGCAGAACTATCTGGACCTAGAGGAGTCCTTGGTTCTGAAGAACTCACCATCCACTGCCCCCAAGAAGCCCAGCAACGACCCCAAGTCTCAGTCCAAGTGA